TAAACAGATTTGTTTAGATCAAACAATATATCTAATTTCGGCATTAGATTTTGTTTTAAGCCGTTCATGGAATAATAGCAACAAAAAATAAAATTTCAATTCCAAAAATAATATGCTTGACCGTAATAAACCCGAGGTAAGAATTCAAACCTCAATTCTAAATGCTATTGAGAAGAAAATTCTCATTTGGTTGTCTGAAAGAATGCCCAAAAAAATAAATTCAGACCATTTAACATTAATAGGATTTTTAGGAGCTTTAATTTCAATGGCGGGGTATATGCTCTCCAATTTAGAAATCATTTTTTTGTGGTTAGCATCGTTTGGTCTGATTGTGAACTGGTTTGGCGATAGTCTTGATGGTACACTGGCACGTGTTAGGAATGCTCAACGGCCAATTTATGGATTTTTTATTGACCACAATGTTGATGCTTTGACTATCTTGGTCATTTGTATAGGAGCAGGGCTTTCGCCATTTATAAAATTTTCAACAGCAATGCTTATTCTGGCTGGCTATTTAGTTTTATCAATTTACACTTACATCAATACATATCTTAACGGCGAATTCAAGATCACCTACAATAAATTAGGGCCCACAGAATTTCGCCTGGTTATTATACTCATCAACACCATCTTTATGTATTTTCCAGCAGGAACCCAGAATTTTGCATTCATGGGAGTATCGTTAAGCATATATGATGGTATTGGCGTTGGAGTTGCTTTTATGCTTTTCATTATTTATCTGGTTAGCTTTTTTAAGGATAAGAATAAATTCGCAAAAATTGACCCTCCTAAATTCTAAAATGCTACAATAGTATATTTTATATGGCAGTTAAATACTTAAAATTCCTTACAAGCCGGCTAATCGGCACACTGGTCGACACGCTGATCTTATGGTTGCTCTCAGCTTACGTCTTTTCGTCCTATATTGGGAAATACATAGTGGCGCCAACTATTTCGTTTGAATTCGCAGTTTTTGTAAATTTTGTTTTTTCCTATTACTGGATATGGAGCAAGCGAATATCTATTAAAAGCACAAAGACTTTTATCACCCGCTTTGCCATTTTCAACATTTCCTGTGTGTTAGGCTTTATTGTTAAAATGGCTTTTCTACTTCTATTCGAAAGGATTTTTGGCTGGGATGTCGTATACTGCAACTTACTGGCCTTGCTGATATCCGGCATCGTAAATTATGCTCTTGCCGAATTCGTAGTGTTTAAAAAACAGCCGTCAATAATTGAACCTATAAAGGATTTAGAATCCTTGGAGAACACAAACTATAAATACTAGCAATATGAAATTACCCACAGAAAAATACAAACAATAAAATGTCCCTCAGCAGGAGATATAATCACGGGACGTTTTCAAATTCGTTAGCCTCTTTAGGTGGGTTAATTGCAGGTGGCAAAGTGGTAATGAATTATCTGAA
This portion of the Bacteroidales bacterium genome encodes:
- a CDS encoding CDP-alcohol phosphatidyltransferase family protein; amino-acid sequence: MLDRNKPEVRIQTSILNAIEKKILIWLSERMPKKINSDHLTLIGFLGALISMAGYMLSNLEIIFLWLASFGLIVNWFGDSLDGTLARVRNAQRPIYGFFIDHNVDALTILVICIGAGLSPFIKFSTAMLILAGYLVLSIYTYINTYLNGEFKITYNKLGPTEFRLVIILINTIFMYFPAGTQNFAFMGVSLSIYDGIGVGVAFMLFIIYLVSFFKDKNKFAKIDPPKF
- a CDS encoding GtrA family protein, producing the protein MAVKYLKFLTSRLIGTLVDTLILWLLSAYVFSSYIGKYIVAPTISFEFAVFVNFVFSYYWIWSKRISIKSTKTFITRFAIFNISCVLGFIVKMAFLLLFERIFGWDVVYCNLLALLISGIVNYALAEFVVFKKQPSIIEPIKDLESLENTNYKY